In Vicingus serpentipes, the following are encoded in one genomic region:
- a CDS encoding N-acetylneuraminate synthase family protein, translating into MQNKTYLIGEIGQNHNGSVDIAKVIIDFISRPIIDDVFGNKLCGMDAVKLTKRDLSQELSKSQMNRIYQSPHSFGKTYGEHREALELNDEEHYEIYQHAKEKGLEFVETLCAIGCLSILKYFTPDKLKVASRDLTNLPLLNALAETKLPIILSTGMAGQAELNNALEVISKHHENISILHCVSQYPTAPNNVNLKTIDFLIKNYPKYRIGYSDHTIGISTPIAAVARGAEIIEKHITLERSMKGTDQSGSLGPEGVRRMVRDIRILDMSIGEEKMYIVEDTKAAKDKLERSIATKSNLKKGHIITESDLHLLSPGDGFKWSDLKLVVGKELLENIPANEIIYQNLIK; encoded by the coding sequence ATGCAAAATAAAACATATTTAATTGGAGAAATAGGACAGAATCATAATGGATCTGTAGATATAGCAAAAGTGATTATTGATTTCATTTCAAGACCAATTATTGATGATGTTTTTGGAAATAAATTGTGTGGTATGGATGCTGTCAAATTAACAAAAAGGGATTTAAGTCAAGAACTTTCTAAATCTCAAATGAATCGCATTTATCAAAGCCCTCACTCTTTTGGAAAAACATATGGAGAACATAGAGAAGCTTTAGAACTTAATGATGAAGAACATTATGAAATTTATCAACATGCAAAGGAAAAAGGTCTAGAATTTGTAGAAACACTTTGTGCTATTGGATGTTTATCAATACTTAAATACTTTACTCCTGACAAATTAAAAGTAGCTTCTAGAGATTTAACAAATTTACCTCTACTAAATGCCTTAGCTGAAACTAAACTTCCTATTATTTTGTCTACAGGAATGGCTGGACAGGCAGAACTAAATAATGCTTTAGAAGTTATTTCAAAACATCATGAAAACATATCAATTCTTCATTGTGTTTCTCAATATCCAACAGCACCAAATAATGTTAACTTAAAAACAATTGACTTTTTAATAAAGAATTACCCTAAATATAGAATAGGATATTCAGATCATACAATCGGAATATCAACCCCTATAGCTGCTGTTGCTCGAGGTGCGGAAATTATTGAAAAACACATAACATTGGAACGGAGCATGAAAGGGACAGACCAATCCGGTTCTCTGGGACCAGAGGGTGTTAGAAGAATGGTTAGAGATATTCGAATTTTAGATATGTCGATAGGTGAAGAGAAAATGTACATTGTTGAAGATACAAAAGCAGCAAAAGATAAATTGGAGCGATCTATAGCAACAAAAAGCAATTTGAAGAAAGGACATATTATAACAGAAAGTGATTTGCATTTACTTTCACCTGGAGATGGTTTTAAATGGTCAGATTTAAAATTGGTCGTTGGCAAAGAATTATTAGAGAATATTCCAGCGAATGAAATCATTTATCAAAATTTAATTAAATGA
- a CDS encoding glycosyltransferase family protein produces the protein MIFLIRKSDTNIRKADILALPYYPYNWPGGHERIANWKPYFEKRGLCFDVYWASNDKELLKFHESKNPIKRYYFYFIVLFRRLRIISRVNNYNTIWIQRNFIPFYPFKDAFFEKLLSIIHPKVIMDYYDADYVSNYNLTINSVKNASKVTVSTSFLKNYYLSLNSNSYLLNMTIDYSNYTIKKNYVTNDKIKIGWMGSRGNMIYLKKIENELKFIEDIFPNVSFHFLCRDGLIMDLKRVKMYTWKDPGFNYSDWLTDLDIGIAPYFGDTDTLKAKSSMKSLEFMACGIPLITSEHGIFEGMIDKTHFILANNINDWKIQLKNIIPNNSLRKKIGLSGYNFFKNYHTYESNLDKLIKILIQ, from the coding sequence TTGATTTTTCTGATAAGAAAAAGCGATACCAACATCAGAAAAGCAGACATATTAGCCTTACCTTACTATCCTTATAATTGGCCTGGAGGGCATGAAAGAATTGCTAATTGGAAACCTTACTTTGAAAAAAGAGGACTATGTTTTGATGTTTATTGGGCATCTAACGATAAAGAATTGCTAAAATTTCATGAATCAAAAAATCCCATAAAAAGATATTATTTTTATTTTATAGTATTATTTAGAAGATTGAGAATTATATCACGGGTAAATAATTATAACACTATTTGGATTCAAAGAAATTTCATTCCTTTCTACCCCTTCAAAGATGCATTCTTCGAAAAATTATTATCTATTATTCATCCAAAAGTAATTATGGATTATTATGATGCAGATTACGTAAGTAATTATAATTTAACTATAAACTCAGTCAAAAATGCTAGTAAGGTTACTGTTTCAACATCATTTTTAAAAAACTATTACTTATCACTGAATTCAAATTCCTATCTATTAAATATGACAATAGATTATTCAAATTACACAATAAAAAAAAACTACGTTACTAATGATAAAATAAAAATAGGATGGATGGGAAGTCGCGGCAATATGATCTACTTGAAAAAGATAGAAAACGAGCTTAAATTTATCGAGGACATATTCCCTAATGTCTCTTTCCATTTTTTATGCCGTGATGGGTTAATTATGGATTTAAAACGAGTTAAAATGTATACATGGAAGGATCCAGGATTTAACTACTCTGACTGGCTAACTGATCTAGACATAGGTATTGCTCCATATTTTGGTGACACAGACACCCTTAAAGCTAAATCTTCTATGAAATCACTTGAATTTATGGCTTGTGGCATCCCGTTAATCACATCTGAACATGGAATTTTTGAAGGTATGATAGATAAAACACATTTTATTTTAGCAAATAATATAAACGATTGGAAGATTCAATTAAAAAATATAATTCCTAACAATTCATTAAGAAAAAAAATAGGCTTATCTGGTTATAACTTTTTTAAGAATTATCACACATACGAAAGCAATTTAGATAAGTTGATTAAAATATTAATTCAATGA
- a CDS encoding ABC transporter ATP-binding protein, which translates to MLFSNIYTSSLKRIYSILLPHQRKKTILIFLFVVINGLIDVIGLAFILPVLYVINDSSVIYSNYYLNFLYNQFHFVSPDGFSLFLIILMFIVFLGKNFISALIIYFQYKYSNNIAIELISSQYKKYLHKDYLYFKQNNSNYILRDIATIPSEFAQGVLIPIINFSTELIVTLSITIAIGIYNPIVFLLLSIILFPSFILFYNSIKNKVDRYGIEISEIRSSTFKSIFEAIFGIEEVKLANKENYFIKRSLNPLKYYFGLNVKLNFFKVLPAKVIEIVSILGIVLIFMYGFFLGEKKNTFSLLMIFATAAYRMMPSLNRMVSSLIDIKNKSYVFDILSENSIPHKDDVENLQEVIFNKSIHINNISFKFPDKENYVLEKINILISKGDKIGLIGESGSGKSTLIKIILGFLKPETGSILIDDNLINAAKSIKWRDKIGYVQQDFYLLDCSLAENIAFGEKLSEINFEKLKNCIELAKLDSLVETLVDKEYTKVGEFGSNLSGGQRQRIAIARSLYKEVEILIFDEATSALDNKTEQEIIETINNLTDKNYTIIMITHRLSSLRFCDDIYEIKEGCIINKLKYDSIE; encoded by the coding sequence GTGTTATTTTCAAATATTTATACTTCATCCTTAAAAAGGATTTATTCCATTCTTTTACCTCACCAAAGAAAAAAAACAATATTAATCTTTTTATTTGTGGTAATAAATGGATTAATAGACGTTATAGGTTTAGCATTTATTCTACCAGTTCTATATGTCATTAATGACTCCTCTGTAATATATTCTAATTATTATCTAAATTTCTTATATAATCAATTTCATTTTGTTTCTCCTGATGGATTCTCTCTATTCCTTATTATCTTAATGTTTATAGTTTTTTTGGGGAAAAATTTTATTAGTGCTTTAATTATCTATTTTCAGTATAAATATTCTAATAACATAGCAATTGAATTAATATCATCTCAATATAAAAAATACCTACACAAAGATTATCTATATTTTAAACAAAACAACTCTAATTACATTCTTAGAGATATTGCAACAATTCCATCTGAATTTGCGCAAGGAGTATTAATACCAATTATTAATTTTTCGACTGAATTAATTGTAACCCTATCTATTACTATTGCAATTGGAATATACAACCCGATTGTTTTCTTATTATTGTCTATCATTTTATTTCCGAGTTTCATACTTTTTTACAACTCGATAAAAAATAAAGTAGATAGATATGGTATTGAAATTAGTGAAATTAGATCAAGTACTTTTAAATCTATCTTTGAAGCAATTTTTGGTATTGAAGAAGTTAAATTAGCTAATAAAGAAAATTATTTTATAAAAAGATCCCTAAATCCTCTAAAGTATTATTTTGGGTTAAATGTTAAATTAAATTTTTTTAAAGTTTTGCCTGCAAAAGTAATAGAAATTGTATCAATACTTGGAATAGTCTTAATTTTCATGTATGGCTTTTTTCTCGGTGAAAAGAAAAATACTTTTTCTCTATTAATGATTTTTGCCACAGCAGCATACCGAATGATGCCTTCATTAAACAGAATGGTTAGCTCATTGATTGACATTAAGAACAAGAGTTATGTCTTTGATATTTTGTCAGAAAATTCTATTCCCCACAAAGATGATGTTGAAAATTTACAAGAAGTTATTTTTAATAAATCTATACATATCAATAATATTAGTTTTAAATTTCCTGACAAGGAGAACTACGTTTTAGAAAAAATTAATATACTAATTTCAAAAGGTGATAAAATTGGATTAATTGGAGAGTCTGGCTCAGGTAAATCTACTTTAATTAAAATTATTTTAGGATTTTTAAAACCTGAAACAGGGTCAATATTAATAGATGATAATTTAATCAATGCAGCAAAATCAATAAAATGGAGAGATAAAATTGGTTATGTTCAACAAGATTTTTATTTATTAGATTGTTCTTTAGCAGAGAATATTGCCTTTGGAGAAAAATTAAGTGAAATTAATTTCGAAAAACTTAAAAATTGCATTGAATTAGCAAAGTTAGATAGCTTAGTTGAAACTTTAGTGGATAAAGAATATACTAAAGTTGGTGAGTTTGGAAGTAATTTATCAGGAGGACAGAGACAAAGAATTGCTATTGCCCGATCACTATATAAAGAAGTTGAGATATTAATTTTTGATGAAGCTACAAGTGCTTTAGATAATAAAACTGAACAAGAAATAATAGAAACTATTAATAATTTAACAGACAAAAATTATACAATAATCATGATTACTCACCGCCTTTCTTCTCTCCGATTTTGTGATGATATTTATGAGATAAAAGAAGGTTGTATTATAAACAAACTGAAATACGATAGTATTGAATAG
- a CDS encoding cytidylyltransferase domain-containing protein encodes MIIFIFESKEMQNKPLLILQARTGSKRLPNKMTLDFHKGLTIPQIIINNLKNIFEPNQIVLATSTKKEDDALEFLANEEGVLLFRGAENDVLQRFIDCATLFKAKKIVRICSDNPFLRPEYIPPLLEKLQNENLEYTSYQWKDGTPIMLSHIGIFAEAMTIDFLKKIKSSTDDSKYLEHVTNYIYYNNKQFKYAFLPLPEFLEDRQNVRLTVDTESDFLIAQELYDNIYIKKNSFKLEDLLKLIDENDVIKSNMEAQIKGNAK; translated from the coding sequence ATGATTATCTTTATATTTGAATCTAAAGAAATGCAAAACAAACCTCTCTTAATACTTCAAGCAAGAACTGGCTCAAAAAGGCTTCCAAATAAAATGACTCTTGATTTTCACAAAGGGCTTACTATTCCTCAAATCATAATTAATAATTTAAAAAATATATTTGAACCTAATCAAATTGTATTAGCAACTTCAACTAAAAAGGAAGATGATGCCTTAGAATTCTTAGCAAATGAAGAGGGAGTGTTGCTTTTTAGGGGTGCAGAAAATGACGTTTTGCAGAGGTTTATCGATTGTGCAACATTATTTAAAGCAAAAAAAATAGTTAGAATTTGTTCTGACAACCCGTTTCTAAGGCCAGAATACATCCCACCCTTGCTAGAAAAATTACAGAATGAAAATTTAGAATACACTTCCTATCAATGGAAAGATGGCACTCCTATTATGCTTTCACATATTGGCATTTTTGCTGAAGCTATGACTATAGATTTTTTAAAGAAAATTAAAAGTTCTACCGATGACTCTAAATATTTAGAACATGTTACAAATTACATTTATTACAACAACAAACAATTTAAATATGCATTTTTACCCTTGCCAGAATTTTTAGAAGATAGACAAAACGTTCGTTTAACAGTTGATACAGAATCAGATTTTCTTATTGCTCAAGAATTATACGATAATATATATATTAAAAAGAATAGTTTTAAATTAGAAGATTTATTAAAACTTATTGATGAAAATGACGTAATAAAATCAAATATGGAAGCTCAAATAAAAGGAAATGCAAAATAA
- a CDS encoding class I SAM-dependent methyltransferase: MKNNSRLENMYLETHNQMIAKNGFTPKALWGSKQSQEKRFEALSKLFLNKEGFTVLDLGCGLCHFNDYLIKNGFSSINYIGADINKNFIDEVRKTKKGIQLINGGVKQILKELECSVDYIVASGIYNLGNNTNETQKTFVEDFTSLYSIINIGFGVNFLSSESNNKDEISVYHEPTDLFKICNSFFTKRIVLSHDYLPHDFTILAFK; the protein is encoded by the coding sequence GTGAAAAATAATAGTAGACTAGAAAATATGTATTTAGAAACTCATAATCAAATGATAGCTAAAAATGGGTTTACACCGAAAGCTTTATGGGGCAGCAAACAAAGCCAAGAAAAAAGATTCGAAGCTCTATCGAAATTATTCTTAAATAAAGAGGGGTTTACAGTGTTAGATTTAGGGTGTGGCTTGTGTCATTTTAATGATTATCTTATAAAAAATGGTTTCTCTTCAATAAATTACATTGGGGCAGATATTAATAAAAACTTTATTGACGAAGTAAGAAAAACAAAAAAAGGTATCCAGTTAATAAATGGAGGGGTAAAACAAATATTAAAAGAGTTAGAATGTTCTGTTGATTATATTGTTGCGAGTGGTATTTATAATTTGGGTAATAATACTAATGAAACTCAAAAAACATTTGTGGAGGATTTTACATCTCTATATTCAATTATAAATATAGGGTTTGGGGTTAATTTTTTATCTTCAGAATCTAATAATAAAGATGAGATTTCGGTTTATCATGAACCAACAGATTTATTTAAGATCTGCAATTCTTTTTTTACTAAAAGAATTGTTTTGTCCCATGATTATTTGCCTCATGACTTTACAATATTGGCATTTAAATAA
- a CDS encoding glycosyltransferase → MKNKFDIIILLDKVGVNYSSDSRVFRIAYFLKDNGFKVAILGFHSSQHKKIVIDKNLSIYNIISPDIITPRSLISLRKNEAKKILDMFLFKNIIANDHYMLNLAKLIKQKKENMNLIYDSHEFFQDYQLEFFEEEKLSIRLKSKIWRWIEKKMEINDVKHANEIIAPSVSIASMFEYIFKPKNRVMVIRNVPNFSPLKDEKNLTDYDRNIYKILEKNKHYNIIIYFGFYMEKLNGLEFVLEGLKDLDDNAKLILLGRDVSNGHFDNLIAKYNIQNKIIQINAVPHHLMPLIGKYAKLSIVPTLYNNYLQCLFSLPNKFLESIKMNLPIICINLPEQRQIISTFNNGILLNESDENLKNDLKTAYFKILGNYNYYKENAETCSKHIDYSTDLKELLTKIKREK, encoded by the coding sequence TTGAAAAATAAATTTGATATAATTATCCTTTTGGATAAAGTAGGAGTTAATTATTCTTCAGATTCTAGGGTTTTTAGAATAGCTTATTTTCTTAAAGATAATGGATTTAAAGTCGCCATCTTAGGATTTCACTCTAGTCAGCATAAAAAAATTGTTATTGACAAAAATTTATCCATCTATAATATAATATCACCTGATATTATTACTCCAAGATCTCTCATTTCTCTAAGAAAAAATGAGGCTAAGAAAATTTTGGATATGTTTTTATTCAAAAACATAATAGCTAATGATCACTACATGCTTAATCTAGCTAAGTTAATTAAGCAAAAGAAAGAAAATATGAACCTTATTTATGATTCTCACGAGTTTTTCCAGGACTACCAGTTGGAATTTTTTGAAGAGGAAAAATTGAGTATTAGATTGAAATCCAAAATTTGGCGATGGATTGAAAAAAAAATGGAGATTAATGATGTTAAACATGCTAACGAAATTATTGCTCCGAGTGTATCAATTGCTTCTATGTTTGAATATATTTTTAAACCCAAAAATAGAGTAATGGTTATTCGAAATGTGCCTAATTTTTCTCCTTTAAAAGATGAAAAAAATCTCACTGATTATGACCGAAATATTTATAAAATTTTAGAGAAAAATAAGCATTATAATATTATTATTTACTTCGGATTTTATATGGAAAAACTAAATGGACTTGAATTTGTATTAGAAGGACTAAAAGATTTAGATGATAATGCAAAATTGATATTACTTGGAAGAGATGTTAGTAATGGTCATTTTGATAACCTAATTGCTAAATATAATATCCAGAATAAAATTATTCAAATCAATGCTGTACCTCATCATTTAATGCCATTGATTGGAAAATATGCTAAATTATCTATTGTTCCAACCTTGTATAATAATTATTTGCAATGCCTTTTTTCACTACCAAATAAATTTCTAGAGTCGATAAAAATGAATTTACCGATAATCTGTATTAATTTGCCAGAGCAAAGGCAAATTATAAGTACATTTAACAATGGAATTTTGTTAAATGAAAGTGACGAAAACTTGAAAAATGATTTAAAAACCGCTTATTTTAAAATACTCGGGAATTATAATTATTACAAAGAAAATGCAGAGACTTGTTCTAAACACATAGATTATAGTACAGATTTAAAAGAATTATTAACAAAAATAAAGCGTGAAAAATAA
- a CDS encoding WbqC family protein has translation MIVSAHQPHYLPWCGYINKMLLSDKFVVMDNMHFTSYHYLNRNRIIQNDRILKLSLPVKNKNKSSLLIKDVELDYSHSYRGCKKHMKSIIHNYSKCKGFDEFFPLLQGVMKYKHKWLLDIDFAIINLIKDYLNINTETYLASELDIRGKKEDELFLSLLERTSSSHILLGLGASLNYINTDKIVKNGGNIVYQKFDHPVYSQNSEDFIKGVSIIDLLLNNTREKSINLINASGSIEK, from the coding sequence ATGATTGTTTCAGCCCATCAACCTCATTATCTCCCATGGTGTGGTTACATAAATAAAATGTTGCTTTCTGACAAATTTGTAGTTATGGATAATATGCATTTTACGAGTTATCATTATCTAAATAGAAATAGAATTATTCAAAATGACAGGATACTAAAATTGTCTCTACCAGTTAAAAATAAAAATAAGTCTTCATTATTAATTAAGGATGTTGAACTTGACTATTCTCATTCTTATAGAGGTTGTAAAAAACACATGAAATCTATTATTCATAATTATAGTAAATGCAAAGGATTTGATGAGTTTTTCCCCTTATTACAAGGGGTAATGAAATATAAGCATAAATGGTTGTTGGATATAGATTTTGCAATTATTAATTTAATTAAAGATTATTTAAATATAAATACTGAGACTTACTTAGCCTCAGAATTAGATATTAGAGGAAAAAAGGAAGATGAATTGTTTCTTTCATTGTTGGAGAGAACAAGTAGTAGCCATATTTTACTCGGACTTGGAGCATCTTTAAATTATATAAATACTGATAAGATTGTTAAAAATGGCGGTAATATTGTTTATCAAAAATTTGATCATCCAGTCTATTCACAGAATTCTGAAGATTTTATAAAAGGAGTTTCAATTATAGACTTATTATTAAATAACACAAGAGAAAAATCTATTAATCTAATCAATGCCAGCGGTTCAATTGAAAAATAA
- a CDS encoding KdsC family phosphatase, whose product MYTLPKLVLTDIDGVWTDGGMYYDQTGNEWKKFNTSDSAGVLFCKKLNIPVGIITGEDTEIVKRRFEKLKMDYLFQGISDKLTVAKSICSKLEISLKEVAYIGDDIGDIELLKHVGISGAPSNSPVYVKELVQIVTNKSGGDGAFREFLETIIGQEKLKEIL is encoded by the coding sequence ATGTATACACTCCCAAAATTAGTATTAACAGATATAGATGGTGTTTGGACTGATGGTGGAATGTATTACGATCAAACAGGGAATGAATGGAAGAAATTTAATACTTCCGATTCAGCTGGAGTTCTTTTTTGCAAGAAACTAAACATTCCTGTTGGCATCATAACTGGAGAAGACACTGAAATAGTCAAAAGAAGATTCGAAAAATTAAAAATGGACTACCTATTTCAAGGAATTTCTGATAAACTTACTGTTGCTAAAAGCATTTGTTCGAAACTAGAGATTAGTTTAAAAGAAGTAGCCTATATTGGTGACGATATAGGAGATATAGAATTGTTAAAACATGTTGGAATTTCTGGAGCTCCTAGTAATTCACCAGTATATGTTAAAGAACTAGTCCAAATTGTCACTAATAAATCTGGAGGTGATGGTGCTTTTAGAGAATTTCTTGAAACAATTATTGGACAAGAAAAGCTTAAAGAGATTCTGTAA
- a CDS encoding glycosyltransferase yields the protein MKKILILAYDFPPYISVGGLRPYGWYKNLSEFGIYPIVVTRQWENKKGNKLDYILPSKSDYKIIDHNKEGTIIKAPFKPNISNKLLLKYGEKRFKFIRKLISAYYEFIQYIFIIGPKAQIYKEANNFLKEEQVDVIIATGDPFVLFSYANKLSKKHNIPWIADYRDPWSQDIPIQKYKLYQKWCSFFEKKIIPQAKTITTVSEFLKIKIMELTKINNAYIIYNGYDEDLVKMTSHLSQNKDKMSVAYMGTIYDWYPINNFFMVVLKFIEEYEPNNFEINFYGINKEVELKELINTRYKKLEGFINIYPKMQNSELLKKIATDNLFLLFNNYSFLGTKIFDYVALKRKILFCYTDDFESKRLKKQHYLIEELGSEFQHLQEDMLKSTNSAIIIKDELHLNDVLKELYKEFSKKRTISCDAVNTEMYSRKIQTQELAKIILNIV from the coding sequence TTGAAAAAAATACTCATATTAGCATATGATTTCCCTCCATATATATCAGTTGGTGGCTTAAGACCTTATGGCTGGTATAAAAATTTATCAGAATTTGGTATTTACCCAATAGTAGTTACACGTCAATGGGAAAACAAAAAAGGCAATAAGTTAGATTACATCTTACCTAGTAAATCAGATTATAAAATAATAGACCATAATAAAGAAGGAACAATTATTAAAGCTCCATTCAAGCCTAACATTAGTAATAAGCTTTTGTTAAAATATGGAGAAAAAAGATTTAAATTTATTCGTAAGTTAATATCAGCTTATTACGAGTTTATTCAATATATTTTCATAATTGGCCCTAAAGCTCAAATCTATAAAGAAGCAAATAATTTTCTAAAAGAAGAACAAGTAGATGTCATTATTGCAACAGGAGATCCTTTTGTTCTTTTTAGTTATGCTAATAAATTATCCAAAAAACATAATATTCCTTGGATAGCAGATTATCGAGATCCTTGGTCACAAGACATCCCAATTCAGAAGTATAAATTATATCAAAAGTGGTGCTCCTTTTTTGAAAAAAAAATAATTCCTCAAGCAAAAACAATAACTACGGTTTCTGAATTTTTAAAAATAAAAATCATGGAATTAACAAAAATAAATAATGCATATATTATTTATAATGGGTATGATGAAGATTTAGTTAAAATGACAAGTCATCTAAGCCAAAACAAAGATAAAATGAGTGTTGCTTATATGGGAACTATTTACGATTGGTATCCCATTAATAATTTTTTTATGGTTGTATTAAAATTTATTGAAGAATATGAACCTAATAATTTTGAAATTAATTTTTACGGAATTAACAAAGAAGTTGAGCTTAAAGAGCTTATTAATACAAGATATAAAAAGTTAGAAGGATTTATTAACATATACCCTAAAATGCAGAACTCAGAATTATTAAAAAAAATAGCAACAGATAATTTGTTTTTATTATTTAATAATTATTCATTTTTAGGGACTAAAATATTTGATTATGTTGCTTTAAAACGTAAAATACTCTTTTGTTATACTGATGATTTTGAATCAAAAAGGCTGAAAAAACAACATTATTTGATAGAGGAGCTAGGATCAGAATTTCAGCATTTACAAGAAGACATGCTTAAGTCCACCAACTCAGCTATAATTATTAAAGATGAGCTACATTTGAATGATGTTTTAAAAGAATTGTACAAAGAGTTCTCAAAAAAAAGGACTATTTCATGTGATGCTGTTAATACGGAAATGTATTCACGAAAAATTCAAACTCAAGAGTTGGCGAAAATAATACTTAATATTGTATAA
- a CDS encoding PIG-L deacetylase family protein, whose protein sequence is MGKINFNTSRIIPKTETIIFKESLKMVNDIKNVLVLAPHTDDGELGCGGTIAKLLEQNVNVYYAAFSTAEESLPEGFPNDTLKKEVKNATKKLGVQPDKLIIYNFQVRKLNYVRQEILDELVRLKKALEIDLVFMPSLNDVHQDHHTVAEEGLRAFKNITILGYELIWNNLSFNTTSFVKLEKKHVSKKAEALKEYKSQEGRNYMDKDFIFSLAKTRGVQIGCEYAEAFEVIRLVI, encoded by the coding sequence TTGGGAAAGATTAATTTTAATACTTCAAGAATAATCCCTAAAACAGAAACAATTATATTTAAAGAAAGTTTGAAAATGGTAAATGATATAAAAAATGTATTAGTTCTAGCACCACATACAGATGATGGAGAATTGGGCTGTGGTGGTACAATCGCAAAGCTATTGGAGCAGAATGTTAATGTGTATTATGCTGCATTTTCTACTGCTGAGGAATCTCTACCAGAAGGTTTTCCTAATGACACCTTAAAAAAGGAGGTCAAAAATGCTACTAAAAAATTAGGAGTCCAACCTGATAAACTTATAATTTATAATTTTCAAGTAAGAAAACTAAACTATGTTAGACAAGAGATTCTAGATGAATTAGTTAGATTAAAGAAAGCCTTGGAAATTGATTTGGTATTTATGCCTTCATTAAATGATGTTCATCAAGATCATCATACAGTTGCTGAAGAAGGATTAAGAGCCTTCAAAAATATAACTATTCTTGGCTATGAGCTTATTTGGAATAATTTAAGTTTTAACACAACATCTTTTGTTAAATTAGAAAAAAAACATGTTTCAAAAAAAGCAGAAGCTTTGAAAGAATATAAAAGTCAGGAGGGAAGAAATTATATGGATAAGGATTTTATTTTTTCTTTAGCTAAAACAAGAGGAGTTCAAATTGGTTGTGAATATGCAGAGGCATTTGAAGTTATTAGACTAGTAATATAA
- a CDS encoding crotonobetainyl-CoA--carnitine CoA-transferase — translation MNTVIKSIASEKEKDNRGQLKELFDKNPIFEDEKINNVALYLKRQELSKVLFLNEIYSHIKDVHGVIMEFGVRWGQNLTTLNNLRGIYEPFNHSRKIIGFDTFEGFAGVGNEDGAHDYNKTGAFNVSKNYEEYLANILNCHENECPLNHINKNLLIKGEATKTLAQYLKDHQETIIAFAYFDFDIYKPTVECLKLIEPYLTKGSILGFDELCDPGFPGETQALREVFGTNNFEIKRNRFSGIQSYLIFK, via the coding sequence ATGAATACAGTTATTAAGTCAATAGCTTCCGAAAAGGAAAAAGACAATAGAGGTCAATTGAAAGAATTATTTGATAAGAACCCCATTTTTGAAGATGAAAAGATTAATAATGTGGCTCTTTACTTAAAAAGGCAAGAATTGTCTAAAGTTTTATTTTTGAATGAAATTTATTCTCATATAAAAGATGTTCATGGCGTTATTATGGAGTTCGGAGTGAGATGGGGGCAAAATTTGACAACTTTAAACAATCTTAGAGGAATTTACGAGCCATTTAATCATTCTAGAAAAATCATAGGGTTTGATACTTTTGAAGGGTTCGCGGGAGTAGGAAACGAGGATGGTGCTCATGATTATAATAAAACGGGGGCTTTTAATGTATCTAAAAATTATGAAGAGTATCTAGCAAACATCTTAAATTGCCACGAAAATGAATGTCCTTTAAATCACATTAATAAAAACTTGTTGATCAAAGGAGAAGCGACCAAAACACTAGCTCAATATTTGAAAGATCATCAAGAAACAATTATTGCTTTTGCTTATTTTGATTTTGATATTTACAAACCAACTGTAGAATGCTTGAAATTAATCGAGCCCTATTTAACAAAAGGATCGATTCTTGGTTTTGACGAACTTTGCGATCCAGGATTTCCAGGAGAAACACAAGCTTTGAGAGAAGTTTTTGGAACAAATAATTTTGAAATTAAAAGAAATAGATTTTCAGGAATTCAATCCTATTTAATTTTTAAATAA